The DNA segment GGCGTTATCGTAAGTCTATCAGTGCCATACCAAATGCCTTTTAAGAAGTAGTTATCTATATTTCGTCTTTGATTTTTTGTGCTTTCAAAATACTTTGTATCTACGCTTCTAGTGTATGCTTTAAGTGGGATTTTACTTCTTGTATTTGTGTAGCCAAACATTAAACCAAAATCCTCGGTTAAAAATCCTTCTAAATTTAGCTTTGTTGTGTATTTTTGGAATTTTGGTTGATTAGCAGCTGTTGCGGACTCTTCGAATTCATCCTCCGTGCCTTCGTGTAAAATGTATTTTGTCCAGCTATCTCTTGTGTGTGACATTGAAAATTTGCCGTGAAAACCATCCCTTGGATTTCTAGTTTTTGCCTCAACTACACCACCGGTAAAATTTCCGTATTTTGCACTCACATCGCTATCATAAACATCAATGCTTTCTATAAAATCGCTATCTATTGCCATACCTTGGGATTGACTACGTATCATAGAAAATCCACCTGTTCCAACTTCTGTTGCCTTATTCCCTGCTGGGTCAATGTCGTTGTTTATGTTCATACCATCTATCATAAAATTATTTTGATAATATTTCGCACCATTTATACTTATATCGGCTGGGTCGATTTCGCCCATTGTGGTACTTTGTCTGTTTGTGTTTGAAAATTTTACGGCAGGATTAGTGCGGAGTAAACTTGTGATATCGCCATTTCCAGCTGGTGTGGCTTCTATCATCCTTCTATTTATGGTTGTTTTACCACCAAATTCGCTCTTTGAAGATATGCTACTACCCCCCCCCGTGGCTGTTTTTGAAGCATTTGCGTCTATATTTACATCTGCTAATTCGTATGTTTGTTCTGCGTGTGATGTTTGTGCTAGAGTAAGTAGTAAAGCCGTGGATAGATAACTTTTTTTAAAAGCCATAGGTTATAACCTTTTTTGTTTATAAAATTGATAATTCTTATATAATTTTACAATATTTTTAATAAAATGATATTGAATATCTTTTAAAAATTTAGCCAAAAAATAAAAATAGATAGTAAATTTAGCGTAAATATCTTATTTATAAATTTTAAAAATTGTGGGTTTTTGTGTCGTGTTTCTTAAAAATTTCAATTAGTTTATCTTTTGCATTTTCTATGTCATCTGAGCAGACTACGTAGTCGATACGCTCTTGTTTTTTATAAACCTTATCGTAGTATTTTGTTAAAAGTAGTTCACAAACTTTTGAAGTATCGCTCTTTTTATAGGCATCGCACACATCGGCTTTGACCTCTGCTGAGATAAATGGTGAAATTTTTCTTATGCAGTCATAAAAGAAATCATCATCTACCATTTTATAGTCGCTCATCGTGCATTCTACGCGTTTTGATAGACTGGCTTTTATCTCGATATTTACGCCACTTCTCATCGCTTCATATATGCTTTTTGGTAGAGTTAGCATACCAATTCTTCTACTTTCGCCCTCAATAAAACATAGATTATGGTGTTTTGTGATATCTGAAATTTGCTCAAAAAGCTCATCTTCAAATGCTTTTTGGCTTGGCTGAGTTCCATTAATAGCACCAAAAACAGAGCCTAAATGGTTTGCTATCTTTTCTAAATTTAAAGATGGGCTTAGCTCGTTTATGAGCTTTGTTTTGTAGCTTCCGGTGTTGCCAAATAGCGTGATAAACTTAAGTTTGACTGGCTTTTCTAGTTCGTTTTGAACGTGCGTTCTATACGCTTTATATCCGCCGCTTAAGCGTAAAATTCGGTATCCTATCATACTAAGGACTTGAGCGATCGAGGCTGAACGCATACCGCCACGAGCACAATAAATTCCAACTAGTGAACCGACTTTAGCGATTTTTTGTATCTCTTCTAGGTGTTTTGCGATATTTTCACACGCAAATTTTGCACCTAAGATTTTTGCGTCCGCCCTACTTTGCTTATAAAGAGTACCTGTTTGTTGATGTTGCGTATCATTTAGAACATAAAAATTTTTGGAATTTTTAATGTGCGAGTATAAAAATTCGTGTGGACTTCTAGCGTCTATGATAAGATCAAAATTCTCTCTTTGCTCTAGCCAGTTTTTTATGTCTAAATCACTCACTAAATGCCTCTTTTAGCTTGATAAAAAGCGGGTGAAATGGCACTCCGTTTACTCTTACGTCAGCTATCGTGGTTATGAAATTTGTATCACGCTCCCATCTAGGCACAAGGTGATAATGCACGTGCTCAGCGATCCCAGCACCAGCGGCAGCACCAAGGTTCATACCTATATTTACGCCACTTGCATTTAGTGATGTTTTTAAAATTCCAACACCCTTTTTAACATATCTGCTAATCTCACTCCACGCCTCATCGCTTAGCTGTTCGATGTTATCAAAATGCTCATATGGGATAACCATAAAGTGTCCGGGCGAGTAAGGAAAGCGATTTATCACGCCATAGCAAAATTTTGCCCTAAATATGACACCGTTTTCATCGTCGTTTTTTGGGTTTTTGGCTATATCGCAAAAGACACATTCACTGCGTTTTTGACTAAAATATTCAGCTCTCCAAGGAGCACAAAGATGTTTCATCTCTCCCCCTTTATCGTTTTTACCGCATTAACGATACTATCTTGACGCATAAAATGCTCACCTATTAAAAACGCATCAACGCCAATATTGCTTAGCTCATTTAGTTGCTCGTGAGAGTATAGTCCGCTCTCGGCAACCACTATTTTATCCTTTGGAATAAGCGAGACTAGCTTTTGACAAAGGCTCATATCCATTTTGAAATTCTCCAAATTTCTATGATTTATGCCTATAATGTTTGCGTTTATCTCAAGTGCTTTTTTAAGGTCGTCCTCGTCGTGAGTTTCAACAAGTACTTCAAGCCCGATAGACAAGGCATAATCGTGCAAAGTCTTAAGTTCGCCTTTGCTAAGGGCTTTTGCGATAAGTAAAACAAAATCGGCTCCGTAAATAAGAGCCTCGATGATTTGGTATTTATCGATTATAAAATCTTTTCTTAAAAGTGGTGTTGCTGTATATCTGCGAATGTTTGTTAAATACTCTAAATTTCCTTTAAAAAAGTGAGGCTCAGTAAGGACGCTAATGGCATTTACACCGGCTTTTTCATACTCTTTTGCTATAAAAAGCGGGTCAAAATTTTCGCGTATCACACCCTTGCTAGGACTTGCTTTTTTAACTTCTGCAATAATGTGGATAGGGTTTTTCTGCGTTTTTTTTAGAGCTTTATAGATGGCTCTTGGTTTGTATGGATTTGATTTAAAGGCGGACTCTAGCCACTCTATCGGATAGTTTAACTTTCTTTGTTCTAGGTCATCTTTTGTCTTAAGTATGATATCATCAAGTATCATTTTGCTCCCTTTTTTAGGCACTCATCAATCGCCTTTGTATGCTCTAATAACTCAATTTCGTTTTTAAACTCCTCAAAGCTATTTGCCTTTTGCATATATTCTTTTGCAAGTTTGCAATCGCCAAGTTTATAATACCCCCAAGCAAGAGAGTCTATATAGTAAGGGGAATTTGGCTCGATGGCTAAGGCTTTTTTTACAAGTTCTATGCCTTTTTTATAGTCTATATTTTCATCAATAAGTAAATAACCATAGTAGTTTAAAAACAGGGCTTCGTTGCTTTTTAGTGCGTATTTTTCAAATAGATCCAGTGCGTGTTCAAGTGTTTTTTTGTCTGGCTTTGGTAGAGCTTTTTCGTAAGCATAAATTGCCATAAATGCTCCAAATTTTGGCTCTTGGGTGCTTTGTAGAAGTCTAGAGGCTGTATCATAGGCATTTTGGTAATCTTTAAATTGTGCGTATGCTTGCAATAAAATTTCATCATCAAATTTATGCGATG comes from the Campylobacter mucosalis genome and includes:
- a CDS encoding HIT family protein: MKHLCAPWRAEYFSQKRSECVFCDIAKNPKNDDENGVIFRAKFCYGVINRFPYSPGHFMVIPYEHFDNIEQLSDEAWSEISRYVKKGVGILKTSLNASGVNIGMNLGAAAGAGIAEHVHYHLVPRWERDTNFITTIADVRVNGVPFHPLFIKLKEAFSE
- the mnmH gene encoding tRNA 2-selenouridine(34) synthase MnmH, with the protein product MSDLDIKNWLEQRENFDLIIDARSPHEFLYSHIKNSKNFYVLNDTQHQQTGTLYKQSRADAKILGAKFACENIAKHLEEIQKIAKVGSLVGIYCARGGMRSASIAQVLSMIGYRILRLSGGYKAYRTHVQNELEKPVKLKFITLFGNTGSYKTKLINELSPSLNLEKIANHLGSVFGAINGTQPSQKAFEDELFEQISDITKHHNLCFIEGESRRIGMLTLPKSIYEAMRSGVNIEIKASLSKRVECTMSDYKMVDDDFFYDCIRKISPFISAEVKADVCDAYKKSDTSKVCELLLTKYYDKVYKKQERIDYVVCSDDIENAKDKLIEIFKKHDTKTHNF
- the trpC gene encoding indole-3-glycerol phosphate synthase TrpC, whose protein sequence is MILDDIILKTKDDLEQRKLNYPIEWLESAFKSNPYKPRAIYKALKKTQKNPIHIIAEVKKASPSKGVIRENFDPLFIAKEYEKAGVNAISVLTEPHFFKGNLEYLTNIRRYTATPLLRKDFIIDKYQIIEALIYGADFVLLIAKALSKGELKTLHDYALSIGLEVLVETHDEDDLKKALEINANIIGINHRNLENFKMDMSLCQKLVSLIPKDKIVVAESGLYSHEQLNELSNIGVDAFLIGEHFMRQDSIVNAVKTIKGER